The Flammeovirga agarivorans DNA window TTCAGTAAGAAAAGCTATTGAAGCTTTTAATAAATTAAACAATTAACATAACACATAACTCAAATAAGGTGACTTTTGACGATTTTGATTTAAACGATGATCTTTTGGATGGTATTTACTCTATGAATTTTAGAGAACCTACTCCTATCCAAGAACAAGCGATTCCTGCTATTTTAGACAGGAATGATCTTATTGCATGTGCTCAGACTGGTACAGGTAAAACTGCAGCTTTTTTACTTCCAATTATGCACCAGATTCATATGTCTGATTATGATGGTACTGATACACATACAATCATAATTGTACCTACAAGAGAATTAGCTTTACAGATTGATCATCAAATTCAAGGGTTATCTTATTTCACTCCTGTAACTTCAATTCCTGTTTATGGAGGAGATTCTAGTAGCTTTTCTAACCAAAGAAACGCATTAAAAAGAGGTGTTGATATTATTGTTGCTACTCCAGGTAAATTATTATCACATTTGAATATTGGAGCAAATGTAGATAAAGTAAAAAACCTGATACTAGATGAGGCAGATAGAATGTTAGATATGGGATTCCATGATGACATCTTACAAATTGCTTCTCACCTACCAAAAAAGAGACAAAACATATTCTTTTCTGCTACAATGCCTCCTAAAATCAGGACTTTAGCAAAAGAATTACTTCATAATCCATTAGAGATAAATATCGCTATCTCCAAAACTTCAAAAAATGTAACACAAAAAGCATTCTTATTGTATGACAATCAAAAAGGTCCTATGGTTGACTTTCTTGTTGGACAGGATGAATATGAAAGTGTTATTATTTTCACAAGTACAAAATCCAAAGTTACTGAAGTAACAAACCTATTGAAAAAGAGAGGATTAAGTGCTGAAGGAATAAGTTCGGATCTGGATCAAAAAGAACGAGAAGAAGTTTTATTAAGGTTCAAAGCACAGCAAACAAAGATCTTAGTAGGTACAGATATCATTTCTAGAGGTATTGATATTGAAACAGTAGAATTGGTTATTAATTTCGATGTACCTAAAGATCCAGAAGATTATGTTCATAGAATAGGTAGAACAGCTAGAGCATCTAGAGAAGGTTTAGCTGTAACATTTATCAATGAAAGCCCCAAAGAACAAACATCGTTTGCTAAAATTGAACAATTAATAGGAATTGATGTTCAGAAAGGTGAAAACCCTCCTTTTCTTGGTCAAGGGCCATTATATTCTCCTGTAATACGAAAAAAGCAACATAGGAAGCCTTTCTCAAAAAACAGAAATTTCAATAAGAATAAAGGTGGTTATAACAAACAGTATAACAAAAAGAAAGGAAGTGGTGGATATCAAGGAAATAATGATCAGCGAAGATCAAATGATGGTTCTACAAATTCCTCACAGCAAAGAAAAAGGTATTACAAACCAAAAAACAATAATCAATAAGGATTAAAACTCTTATTCCAAAAATCTTCACATAATTATAAATGTGAAGATTTTTTTGTTGCATTATATTGCTCTTTGTATTGATACAACTCTTCTAAAAAGTTTGGGTTGTTTTCAAATGCAGTTCCTATGACAACTATATCAGCTCCTGCTCTAAATTTATCATCAACAGTTGATATATCCCTTATACCACCTCCAACAAATAATAGCCCATCTACATTTTCTTTAACACCTTTTATCATTGTATTGGGAACAGAATTTTTTGCCCCACTACCCGCTTCTAAATAAAAAGCTCTCATTCCTAAAAGCTCTCCAGCTATTGATGTACTGATAGCAATATCATTTTTATTGGATGGAATAGGTACAGTATTACTTATATATTGTACAGAAGTAGTGACACCACTTTCAATTAAAATATAGCCAAGGGGTATTGCTTCCAAATTACTTTCCCTCACCTGATATGCTGCTTGTACTTGTTGTCCAATTAAAAAATCGGGGTTTCTCCCAGAAAGTAAAGACATAAATAATATCGCATCTGCATGGGAAGTTACCTGCATAGAATTACCAGGAAAAAGGATCACTGGTTTTCCTAATGTTTGTAAATCAAGAACCGTACTTTCAAGTGCATTCGATGACAGTAGACTGCCTCCGACTAAAAAAAAATCAGGTAGGTGATTTTTATTGCCATTTTTTAGAAAAAAAAGTACTTCTTTTGACCACTTATCGGGATCGATGAGGATGGCGATCGTCTTTTTTGACCTCAATTTTCTATCTAAAAGCCATTTTTCGATGGATAATTGCATTTGTTAATATAAGATGATTAAATATAATTTGCACCCTTATTTGGAATCTAATAAATTCGCATGTGTTTCAAACAAGAGAGTCAAAATTACTGAACAGTTTTTATAAAACTGTAATTTAACTCGATCATTTCAATTTTATATATATTCGTTAATTAAAAACTATGAGTATCGCAATCAACAAAACTAAGATCGTCGCTACGATTGGACCAGCTACAAGAGATAAACAAAAGATCCTTGAGTTAATCCACGCAGGAGCTGATGTATTCCGTTTAAACTTCTCTCATGATGTTCATGAAGAGCACCAAAAAGTTATTAACTGGGTAGCAGAATACAACTCTAAGTTCGGTCACAATACGGCGATTTTACAAGATTTGCAAGGTCCTAAAATCCGTATCGGCGAGATGGAAGGCGGTGCTGTAGAAATTGTTGAAGGTGAGCAAATCATCATCACTAACACTCCTGTAGTTGGTACAAAAGAAAAAGTATCTACTACTTACACTAATATCGTAAAAGATGTTAAAGCAGGTGACAATATCATGATTGATGATGGTAACTTGTGTGTAAGAGTTGTTGAAGTAAAAGGAAATGAAATCATCGCTGAAGTTGTTCACGGTGGTAAATTAAAGTCTCGTAAAGGTATGAACTTACCTGATACAAACATTTCTGAAGCTTCTTTAACTGCAAAAGATAGAAGAGATTTAGAGTTCGGTTTAGAAGCAGGTGTGAACTGGGTAGCACTTTCTTTCGTAAGAACTCCAGAAGATATTACATCAGTAAAAGAAATCATCAAATCTAAAGGTTCAGATGCTAAAGTGATCGCTAAAATTGAGCGCCCTGAAGCAATCGAAAACTTTGATGCTATCTTAGAAGTAACTGATGCTATCATGGTTGCTCGTGGTGACCTTGGTGTTGAAATCTTATTCGAAGATGTTCCAAACATCCAAAAAGAAATCATCGCTAAGTGTAACAAAGCTGGTAAGCCAGTTATCGTTGCAACACAAATGATGGAATCAATGATCACTAACCCTCGTCCTACTCGTGCGGAGGTAAATGACGTTGCTAACGCTGTTTATGACGGTGCTGACGCAGTAATGTTATCAGCTGAATCAGCTGCTGGTGATTACCCAGTAGAAACTGTTCAAGCAATGGTTAGAATCTTATCTGC harbors:
- a CDS encoding DEAD/DEAH box helicase, which encodes MTFDDFDLNDDLLDGIYSMNFREPTPIQEQAIPAILDRNDLIACAQTGTGKTAAFLLPIMHQIHMSDYDGTDTHTIIIVPTRELALQIDHQIQGLSYFTPVTSIPVYGGDSSSFSNQRNALKRGVDIIVATPGKLLSHLNIGANVDKVKNLILDEADRMLDMGFHDDILQIASHLPKKRQNIFFSATMPPKIRTLAKELLHNPLEINIAISKTSKNVTQKAFLLYDNQKGPMVDFLVGQDEYESVIIFTSTKSKVTEVTNLLKKRGLSAEGISSDLDQKEREEVLLRFKAQQTKILVGTDIISRGIDIETVELVINFDVPKDPEDYVHRIGRTARASREGLAVTFINESPKEQTSFAKIEQLIGIDVQKGENPPFLGQGPLYSPVIRKKQHRKPFSKNRNFNKNKGGYNKQYNKKKGSGGYQGNNDQRRSNDGSTNSSQQRKRYYKPKNNNQ
- a CDS encoding geranylgeranylglyceryl/heptaprenylglyceryl phosphate synthase, translated to MQLSIEKWLLDRKLRSKKTIAILIDPDKWSKEVLFFLKNGNKNHLPDFFLVGGSLLSSNALESTVLDLQTLGKPVILFPGNSMQVTSHADAILFMSLLSGRNPDFLIGQQVQAAYQVRESNLEAIPLGYILIESGVTTSVQYISNTVPIPSNKNDIAISTSIAGELLGMRAFYLEAGSGAKNSVPNTMIKGVKENVDGLLFVGGGIRDISTVDDKFRAGADIVVIGTAFENNPNFLEELYQYKEQYNATKKSSHL
- the pyk gene encoding pyruvate kinase; this encodes MSIAINKTKIVATIGPATRDKQKILELIHAGADVFRLNFSHDVHEEHQKVINWVAEYNSKFGHNTAILQDLQGPKIRIGEMEGGAVEIVEGEQIIITNTPVVGTKEKVSTTYTNIVKDVKAGDNIMIDDGNLCVRVVEVKGNEIIAEVVHGGKLKSRKGMNLPDTNISEASLTAKDRRDLEFGLEAGVNWVALSFVRTPEDITSVKEIIKSKGSDAKVIAKIERPEAIENFDAILEVTDAIMVARGDLGVEILFEDVPNIQKEIIAKCNKAGKPVIVATQMMESMITNPRPTRAEVNDVANAVYDGADAVMLSAESAAGDYPVETVQAMVRILSAVERQASQIYNKTYDFDKSLDSYAGNLIAQSAAAISKDLGAKAIIGLTSTGFTASRISRHRPDTRIFIFTSDQKLAATLNLVWGVKAFHFVPKESSTETFKEVEAILVQKGFLAKGDRYVNIAALPLTKKGKTNSLKIDIVE